The sequence CAGAAACGTAAGCGGAAGCATCTGGAGCGATCGGCGGGGTATGACGAATGACGGGCGCTTCGGCGAGGAGCTCTCGGCAACGATCGACTTCGCTGCGCAATTCGCAAAACGGTGGAAACAGAGCGTCGCGTTCGATGAGAATGGGAACGGGGCCTGTTTTCGCGAGCACGGATTGCAGGAGGGCGAAGACGTCATCGGCGACGGCGTGGGCGTGATCGTCGAAGTAGAAGGCGTGTTCGAGGATGCCGCCGGCGAGGTGGATCATGCCGATGCGGTTCAGCGGAAACGATTCGGCGAACGTGATGGGATTTTTGCCGGAGTTGATGGCGTTGGCGTAGAGGTTGCCGACGTCGAGGAGGAGCGAGCAGCCTGTGCGGGTGGCGATTTCGCTATAGAAGTCGCCTTCGGCCATTTCGGATTCGGGCCATTGAAAGGTCCAGGCGACGTTTTCGAGGAGGAGTGGGACATCGGGCAGGTGGCGCCGGGCGCGATCGACGTTGCGGCAAACGACGGCGATGGCGGTGCGGGTGAAGGGCAAGGCGGTCAAGTGGCCGATTTCGCGCTGACCGCTGCGTACGAAGGCGACGTGTTCGCTGATGACGGGTGCGCGGAGGTCTTTGGCGAGGGCGCCGAGGGCTCGGGCGCGGGCTGGGTCGATGCCTTCGGCGGCGCCGAGGGACAATTTGACGCCATGCGGCACGACGGGCCAGATTTCGGCGACGGCTTTGGCTTCGCGGCGTGCGGCGGGTTTGACGTAGCAGCTTTCGGCGACGACTTCGACGAAGTCGACGGCATTGGGAAAGCGCAACAAGTCTGCTGCGATTTCCTCGCGAAAGCCGAGACCGGCCGCTCGTGGCGCAAGCATCGCGGGAACGACGGTATCGGTTTGGGTTGGAGGGTGCAACCCAGTCCAAAGCCAGAAAAGTGGTTGGCACCTTGTAGAATGAGTGTGACCTTACAGCTAGAAAGGTGGTTGGCACCTTTTCAAGTGGCTGGCACCTTTCCCCTTCCCAAAGTGGTTGGCACCTTTCCCCTTCCCAAAGTGGTTGGCACCTTTCCCCTTCCCAAAGTGGTTGGCACCTTCTTCGCCCCCTCTACTTGGTGTATACAGCGCCCCAGCATGGAACAGCTCGAAAGCTACGTATCGGGAAGCTGGGTCAAAGGTGCAGGCAAGCCCAGCCTGCTCGTCAATCCGGCCACGGAAGAGACCCTCGCCGAAGCGAGCACCGACGGCATCGACTTCGCCCGCGCCTTTGCCCACGCGCGCGACGTCGGCGGAAAAGCCCTCCGCGCCCTCTCCTTCGCTCAGCGCGGCGAAATCCTGCGCGCCCTGTCGCGCGCCATCCACGCAAAACGCGATGCCCTCATCGAAGTTGCCATCGCCAACGGTGGAAATACCCGCAGCGACGCCAAGTTCGACATCGACGGCGCTTCCGGAACGCTTGCCTACTACGCAGACCTCGGCAAACAGCTCGGCGACGCCA is a genomic window of Polyangiaceae bacterium containing:
- a CDS encoding DUF692 domain-containing protein → MLAPRAAGLGFREEIAADLLRFPNAVDFVEVVAESCYVKPAARREAKAVAEIWPVVPHGVKLSLGAAEGIDPARARALGALAKDLRAPVISEHVAFVRSGQREIGHLTALPFTRTAIAVVCRNVDRARRHLPDVPLLLENVAWTFQWPESEMAEGDFYSEIATRTGCSLLLDVGNLYANAINSGKNPITFAESFPLNRIGMIHLAGGILEHAFYFDDHAHAVADDVFALLQSVLAKTGPVPILIERDALFPPFCELRSEVDRCRELLAEAPVIRHTPPIAPDASAYVSVPEIAALERAQNHVAKLLVDLDLPDDQRFDRHAIERSRAILHRKRVDEALPLLSYLAPFRAHVEHIAHQVVAQKARPPRLAAIADALEIARRATAIESLAIAAERDLLSLETRFHSDPITKVVRPRSAPFVRVRQMASGAKVFAFKGFGPHARVFFHERKSARS